The Pseudomonas sp. FP198 genomic interval GTGATGGTGGTCTTACCGGCATCGGGGTGGGAAATAATTGCGAAAGTGCGGCGTTTCGCGACTTCGGCGGCCTGTTTGGTCATGGGAAATCGCCTGGCAGGTGATTCAAAAAAGGGCGGCGATTATAGCTCAACTTGTGCCAGGAACCGAACCGTTGAGCACATCAAGGGTGGCCAGATGCTGCCGCACATGGGAACCTTTTGCCGCGTGGAGGCGTCCACCACCCTGATACGAGCAACCGTCAGGGTCTGAAAAATCAGCAAGTTAGCCTGACGAGGCTGCGCTCATGGCTCGCTTCGACAGCCGTTTTGACGGCATCGAAAAGAGCTGCTTCTCGCGAACGTTTTCCCGGCAACCAATGAAGGTCCGCCGCCCGGGAAAGCGTGCGCCGACTAAAAAGACAAAGGAGTCCGCCTGTGGCTATCCGCTATGGCAAAGGGCTTATCGGGGGGGCGGTCGTCGTCGCCCTCCTGGCCCTGTTGGTCCACTGGATCGGCATCGATACGATCCATCGTTACCGCGACGACCTGCTGTTCTACCTGCAAGCGCACCTGATGCTGGTATTGGCTTCCATGTTGGCGGCCCTGATCGTCGGCATTCCCGCCGGTATCGCCCTCAGCCGCCCCGGCATGGTCGGGCGCGCCGAACGCTTCATGCAAGTGTTCAACATCGGCAATACCGTGCCGCCCCTGGCCGTGCTGGCCATTGCCCTGGGCATCCTCGGCATCGGCAGCGGGCCGGCAATCTTCGCCCTGTTCCTCGCCTCGCTGTTGCCTATTGTGCGCAACACCTATGAAGGCTTGAAAAATGTCCAGGGCTCGCTCAAGGAGGCTGCCGTCGGCATCGGCATGACCCCGCGCCAGGTGTTGTGGAAAGTCGAACTGCCCAACGCCGTGCCGATCATCGTCGGTGGCGTGCGCGTGGCCTTGGCGATCAACGTCGGCACCGCACCGCTGGCGTTCCTGATCGGCGCCAACAGCCTTGGCAGCCTGATCTTCCCCGGCATTGCCTTGAATAATCAGCCGCAATTGCTGCTCGGCGCGGCCTGCACCGCCTTGCTGGCATTGCTGCTCGACGGCCTGGTGACACTGGCCAGCCGCCTCTGGCTGGAACGCGGTCTGCGACCGTCCTGAGCCTGGCTGATAAAGGAATCGTTATGAAGAAGTTGAGCTTGATCCTGGGCTGCCTGCTGCTGTTCGCGGGATTCGCCCAAGCCGCTGAAAAACCGCTGATCCGCCTCGGTGCCCGGGTGTTCACCGAGCAGACCCTGCTGGCCGAGATCACCGCGCAATACCTGCGCGACAAGGGCTACGACGCTCAGGTCACTGGCGGGCTGGGCAGCAACCTGGCCCGCAGCGCCCATGAAACCGGGCAACTGGATTTACTCTGGGAATACACCGGCGTGTCGCTGGTTTCCTACAACCATGTCACGGAAAAACTCGACAGCGCCCAGTCCTACGCCCGGGTGAAAGAACTCGACGCGAAAAAAGGCCTGGTCTGGCTCGCGCCGTCGAAATTCAGCAACACCTACGCGTTGGCCCTGCCGGAGAAAGTCGCGAAGAAGTACCCGCAGATCAATTCCATCAGCCAATTGAATACGGTGCTGCAGGCCGAGGCCGAGGAAAATCACCTGGTCGCGCTGGATACCGAGTTCGCCAACCGTTCCGACGGCCTGGCCGGCATGGTCGAGCGCTACGGCATGAACCTGACCCGCAAGAATATCCGGCAGATGGACGCCGGCCTGGTCTACACCGCCCTGCGCAACAGCCAGGTGTTCGCCGGACTGGTGTACACCACCGACGGCCGACTGAACGCGTTCAAGCTGAAGCTGCTGGAAGACGACAAGCATTACTTCCCTGACTACACCGCCGCGCCGGTGGTGCGCCAGGCCTTCCTCGACGCCCATCCGCAACTGGCCGCGCAGCTCAAGCCACTGGCCGAATTGTTCGACGACGAAACCATGCGTCAGCTCAACGCCCGCGTGGACGTCGATCATGAAAGCCCTTCCGCCGTTGCCGCCGATTTCCTGCGCCAGCATTCCCTGCTCTCAACCCAATGACCTGGAGGAAAAGCCATGGATTTTCTTGACGCCTTTTCCCATCTGGACTGGCCGCTGGTGCTGCATCTGACCTGGCAGCACATCACCCTGGTGGGCATCGCCGTGACCCTGGCGATAATCGTCGGCGTGCCGCTGGGCATTTTCATGACCCGCTTCCCGGCGCTCGCCGGCCCGTTGCAAGCCAGCGCCACGGTACTGCTGACCATTCCGTCGATTGCCCTGTTCGGCCTGCTGCTGCCGTTCTATTCCAAGTTCGGCCAGGGCCTCGGTCCGATGCCGGCGATCACCGCGGTGTTCCTTTATTCGCTGCTGCCGATCATGCGCAACACCTACCTGGCCTTGACCGGCGTCGAACCGGGCATTCGTGAAGCCGCCCGCGGCATCGGCATGACCTTCGGCCAGCGTCTGCGCATGGTCGAGCTGCCGATTGCCGTGCCGGTGATCCTCGCCGGCGTACGCACCGCCGTGGTCATGAACATCGGCGTCATGACCATCGCCGCCACCATCGGCGCCGGTGGCCTGGGCGTGCTCATCCTCGCTTCCATCAGCCGCAGCGACATGTCGATGCTGATCGTCGGCGCCGTGCTGGTCAGCCTCCTGGCCATCTTCGCCGACCTGCTTCTGCAATGGCTGCAACGCTCGCTGACCCCGAAAGGACTATTAAAATGATCGAACTTCAAAACCTCAGCAAAACCTTCAAGAGCAACGGCAAGGATGTGAAAGCCGTGGACTCGGTGAACCTGACCGTCAACGAAGGCGAGATCTGCGTGTTCCTCGGGCCGTCGGGCTGTGGCAAAAGCACCACGCTGAAGATGATTAACCGCTTGATCCCGCCGACCTCGGGCAAAGTATTGATCAACGGCGAAGACACCACCGGCCTCGACGAGGTGACCCTGCGCCGCAACATCGGCTATGTGATCCAGCAGATCGGCCTGTTCCCGAACATGACCATCGAGGAGAACATTACCGTGGTGCCGCGCCTGCTCGGCTGGGACAAGCAGAAATGCCACGACCGCGCCCGCGAGTTGATGAGCATGATCAAGCTCGAACCCAAGCAGTACCTGCATCGCTACCCGCGTGAACTGTCGGGCGGCCAGCAGCAGCGGATCGGCGTGATCCGCGCCCTGGCCGCCGATGCGCCGTTGCTGCTGATGGACGAACCTTTCGGCGCGGTCGACCCGATCAACCGCGAGATGATCCAGAACGAGTTCTTCGAAATGCAACGGGCGTTGAACAAAACCGTGATCATGGTCAGCCACGACATCGACGAAGCCATCAAGCTGGGCGACAAGATCGCGATCTTCCGCGCCGGCAAACTGGTCCAGTGCGATCACCCGGACACGCTCCTCGCCCACCCGGCCGACGAGTTCGTCAGCAACTTCGTCGGCCAGGACAGCACGCTCAAGCGCCTGTTGCTGGTCAAGGCCGAAGACGCCGCCGACAACGCCCCGTCGGTCAGCCCTGAGACGCCGGTCGCCGAGGCGCTGGAATTGATGGACGAACACGACCGTCGCTACGTGGTGGTCACCTGCGCCGAGAACAAGGCGCTGGGGTATGTGCGCCGTCGCGACCTGTACCGCCAGACCGGCACTTGCGGGCAGTTCCTGCGGGAATTCAACGCCACCGCGGCCTACGACGAACATCTGCGGATCCTGTTGTCGCGCATGTATGAGTTCAACCGTTCGTGGCTGCCGGTGATGGATGCCGAGCGGGTCTTTCTTGGGGAAGTGACCCAGGAATCGATTGCCGAATACCTGAGCTCCGGCAAGTCCCGTGGCGGCAAGACCAGTATCGTCTCGCCGGCCGAGACCGCGTCTACCTGACCATCGGTGAAGCACAATTCCTTTGTAGTGAGGGGGCAATTTGTGGCGAGGGGATTTATCCCCGTTGGGCTGCGAAGCAGACCCAGACTCTGGCACCACGCTTATTCAGATAGGGCGAATCAACCGGATGGGGCTGCTACGCAGCCCAGCGGGGATAAATCCCCTCGCCACAAAATCAAAAGGCACATTGCGCAAGGTTGAAAACCGATCCGAGGGAACATCAACCTGTCACACCGGTCGGTTACATCATGAGCTGTCGCGCACCGCACGACGGAGACGTGCAGAAACGCGACATTTTTAGTTGATCTCAGGCCCCTCACGCCCTAAAGTTCGCGCCGAACGTCCATGCTGGAAACGATCCATCCGGCTCAAGTACTGACGACGAGACAGCAAGGCCAAGGGCATCAAGCATCCCGTGGCCTTTTTGCTTTCGGCGACATGCCTTGGGAAGTAGGCGAACCAAAGTGGGGATACGGAGGACGTTCGCGAGGGCTGCTGCCCTCAAACCCATTGATCCTGATGTTTGCCAGTAGGAGTCCCAAGTATGTCGATCCAGGTCGAAGATTATTTCGCGCGCGAAACCTTTCAGAAAATGAAGGCGTTCGCCGACAAGCAGGAAACCCCGTTCGTGGTGATCGACACCGCGATGATCGCCAAGGCCTATGACGACCTGCGCGCCGGTTTCGAATTCGCCAAGGTCTACTACGCCGTCAAGGCCAACCCGGCGGTGGAAATCATCGACCTGCTCAAGGATAAAGGCTCGAACTTCGACATCGCCTCGATCTATGAGTTGGACAAGGTGATGAGCCGTGGCGTCGGCCCGGACCAGATCAGCTACGGCAACACCATCAAGAAATCCAAGGACATCCGCTACTTCTACGAGAAGGGCGTGCGCCTCTACGCCACTGACTCCGAAGCTGACCTGCGCAACATCGCCAAGGCCGCGCCGGGTTCGAAAGTCTATGTGCGCATCCTCACCGAAGGCTCGACCACGGCTGACTGGCCACTGTCGCGCAAGTTCGGCTGCCAGACCGACATGGCCATGGACCTGCTGATCCTCGCCCGCGACCTGGGCCTGGTGCCGTACGGCATCTCGTTCCACGTCGGCTCGCAACAGCGCGACATCAGCGTCTGGGACGCGGCCATCGCCAAGGTCAAGGTGATCTTCGAACGTCTGAAAGAAGAAGACGGCATCGTCTTGAAGCTGATCAACATGGGCGGTGGCTTCCCGGCCAACTACATCACCCGCACCAACAGCCTGGAAACCTACGCCGAGGAAATCATCCGCTTCCTCAAGGAAGACTTCGGCGACGAACTGCCGGAAATCATCCTCGAGCCGGGCCGTTCGTTGATCGCCAACGCCGGCATCCTGGTCAGCGAAGTGGTGCTGGTGGCCCGCAAGTCGCGTACCGCCGTCGAGCGTTGGGTGTACACCGACGTGGGCAAATTCTCCGGCCTGATCGAAACCATGGACGAAGCCATCAAGTTTCCGATCTGGACCGAGAAAAAAGGCGAGATGGAAGAAGTGGTCATCGCCGGCCCGACCTGCGACAGCGCCGACATCATGTACGAAAACTACAAATACGGTTTGCCGCTGAACCTGGCGATTGGCGACCGCTTGTACTGGCTGTCGACCGGTGCCTACACCACCAGCTACAGCGCTGTGGAGTTCAATGGCTTTCCGCCGCTGAAATCCTTCTACGTCTAAACCCGTTTGCCTCAGCCAAAAGCCCGTGACTTGCTCACGGGCTTTTTTGCATCTGCTGGATTCGCGCCTGATAGGCCTCGATCAGTGGAGACAACGCAGTCAGCCGCGCCTGCTGCAAGGTTTGTACGGCGACACGAAGAAAATTCAGATTCCCTCCGGCCAACGCCCGGCGCAACCATGCCAAGCCCTCTTCGATCCGCGCATCGGCAATCAATACACAGCCATGGCTGAACTGGCCCCGAAAATCCCCCGCTTCGGCCGAACGTCGATACCACTGCGCCGCCGCTACCGGGTCCGCCGGGCAGAAACGCCCCTCTTCCAGATAACGCCCCAGCAGATTCATCGACTTGGCGTGGCCCAACTTCGCCGCGCGACGATAAAGGGTCAGCGCCTGCGGCTGATTTTCCGCAACGCCGCGCCCGGTCGCCAGCAGGTTGGCCAGGTTGTACATCGCCCAACCCAGTCCTGCCTCGGCGGCCTGGCGATAATGTCCGGCCGCGACCGAAGGATCGGCGACACAACCCCAGCCATGCTCATGGCATCGCCCCAGCATGTTGCGCGCCATCAGGTGCCCGCGTCGGGCGGCGATTTCGAACCAGCGCCGGGCCAGGGTTTTATCCTGTTCGATACCATGTCCGTCCAACAGAATCTGCCCGAGCAGCGCCTGGGCCTCAAGCAGCCCTTCGCCCGCGGCGATCAGAATCGCCTGGGCCGCCCGCGCCGGGCTGTCCTCGAGCATGGCCTTGAGGGCCTCGCCGTCGAGCACTTCCTCGCGGCGCAGACGAAAATCCGTCACTTACACTTCGACCCAGCGACGCAACAGGTTGTGGTAGGTGCCGGTCAGGCGAATCAACGACGGATGCTCGGGCACGTCCCGGGTCAGTTCCTGGATCGCACCGTCCATCTCGAACAGCAGCGCGCGCTGGCTGTCTTCGCGCACCAGGCTCTGGGTCCAGAAGAACGACGCGTAGCGTGTGCCACGGGTAACCGCGTTGACCTTGTGCAGGCTGGTGCCCGGATACAACACCATGTCCCCGGCCGGCAACTTGACCCGCTGGGTGCCGTAGGTGTCCTGGATCTCCAGCTCGCCGCCGTCATAGTCCTCCGGGTCGCTGAAGAACAGCGTGGCCGACAGGTCGGTGCGCACCCGCTCGGCACTGCCCTTGGGCTGGCGCACGGCATTGTCGACATGGAAATCGAAACTGCCGCCGGCGGTGTAGCAATTCACCAGCGGCGGGAAGACTTTGTGCGGAAGCGCCGCCGACATGAACAAGGGATTTTTCCACAGCCGTTCCAGCATGGCCGCACCGATCTCCTTGGCCAGGGGATGCCCCTCGGGCAGTTGCAGGTTGTGCTTGGCCTTGGCCGATTGATAACCGGCCGTGACCTTGCCATCTGCCCATTCGGCCTGCTCCAGGGCCTCACGGATACGCTGCACTTCTTCAGGAGAAAACACACCGGGAATGTGCAGCAACATAGCTTTCAGGACCTGTGGATAACGCGGGGCGCCAATGGTAGTGATTCTTATTGACTGTGCACAACCCCCGCCGACGCACCACTGGGCAGAAACCGTAAAGGCAAAATGTAAAGAATGTAAATTCCTCCCAAATAGCAATATTTCGCAATTGATACATAAAATTGTTTACCCTATATTCCGCCGCCTCAACCTTGGGGAAGGCACTGTTCATGTCGCGTCAACAATCACAATTACCGGTTAATTCACCTCGTCTGCTGGCCTCCGCCATCGGCGTCGCCCTCGGTGCGACGGCTGTCGCGCAGATGGCCCAAGCGGCGGAAAAGATCGACGAAAAAGCCCCGCGCAACGCCATCTCCCTGGACGCTACCAGCATCACGGGCGAGGCCCAGGACACGACGTCCTACCAGGTCGAAAAAGCCTCGTCCTCGAAATACACCGCGCCGCTGGTCGACACGCCGCGCTCGGTGACAGTCATTCCCCAGCAGGTGCTCAAGGACACCGGCGCCCTGAACATGCAGGATGCCCTGCGT includes:
- a CDS encoding glycine betaine ABC transporter substrate-binding protein codes for the protein MKKLSLILGCLLLFAGFAQAAEKPLIRLGARVFTEQTLLAEITAQYLRDKGYDAQVTGGLGSNLARSAHETGQLDLLWEYTGVSLVSYNHVTEKLDSAQSYARVKELDAKKGLVWLAPSKFSNTYALALPEKVAKKYPQINSISQLNTVLQAEAEENHLVALDTEFANRSDGLAGMVERYGMNLTRKNIRQMDAGLVYTALRNSQVFAGLVYTTDGRLNAFKLKLLEDDKHYFPDYTAAPVVRQAFLDAHPQLAAQLKPLAELFDDETMRQLNARVDVDHESPSAVAADFLRQHSLLSTQ
- a CDS encoding ABC transporter permease produces the protein MDFLDAFSHLDWPLVLHLTWQHITLVGIAVTLAIIVGVPLGIFMTRFPALAGPLQASATVLLTIPSIALFGLLLPFYSKFGQGLGPMPAITAVFLYSLLPIMRNTYLALTGVEPGIREAARGIGMTFGQRLRMVELPIAVPVILAGVRTAVVMNIGVMTIAATIGAGGLGVLILASISRSDMSMLIVGAVLVSLLAIFADLLLQWLQRSLTPKGLLK
- a CDS encoding Fe2+-dependent dioxygenase, whose translation is MLLHIPGVFSPEEVQRIREALEQAEWADGKVTAGYQSAKAKHNLQLPEGHPLAKEIGAAMLERLWKNPLFMSAALPHKVFPPLVNCYTAGGSFDFHVDNAVRQPKGSAERVRTDLSATLFFSDPEDYDGGELEIQDTYGTQRVKLPAGDMVLYPGTSLHKVNAVTRGTRYASFFWTQSLVREDSQRALLFEMDGAIQELTRDVPEHPSLIRLTGTYHNLLRRWVEV
- a CDS encoding ABC transporter permease; this encodes MAIRYGKGLIGGAVVVALLALLVHWIGIDTIHRYRDDLLFYLQAHLMLVLASMLAALIVGIPAGIALSRPGMVGRAERFMQVFNIGNTVPPLAVLAIALGILGIGSGPAIFALFLASLLPIVRNTYEGLKNVQGSLKEAAVGIGMTPRQVLWKVELPNAVPIIVGGVRVALAINVGTAPLAFLIGANSLGSLIFPGIALNNQPQLLLGAACTALLALLLDGLVTLASRLWLERGLRPS
- a CDS encoding type III PLP-dependent enzyme, encoding MSIQVEDYFARETFQKMKAFADKQETPFVVIDTAMIAKAYDDLRAGFEFAKVYYAVKANPAVEIIDLLKDKGSNFDIASIYELDKVMSRGVGPDQISYGNTIKKSKDIRYFYEKGVRLYATDSEADLRNIAKAAPGSKVYVRILTEGSTTADWPLSRKFGCQTDMAMDLLILARDLGLVPYGISFHVGSQQRDISVWDAAIAKVKVIFERLKEEDGIVLKLINMGGGFPANYITRTNSLETYAEEIIRFLKEDFGDELPEIILEPGRSLIANAGILVSEVVLVARKSRTAVERWVYTDVGKFSGLIETMDEAIKFPIWTEKKGEMEEVVIAGPTCDSADIMYENYKYGLPLNLAIGDRLYWLSTGAYTTSYSAVEFNGFPPLKSFYV
- a CDS encoding tetratricopeptide repeat protein; this translates as MTDFRLRREEVLDGEALKAMLEDSPARAAQAILIAAGEGLLEAQALLGQILLDGHGIEQDKTLARRWFEIAARRGHLMARNMLGRCHEHGWGCVADPSVAAGHYRQAAEAGLGWAMYNLANLLATGRGVAENQPQALTLYRRAAKLGHAKSMNLLGRYLEEGRFCPADPVAAAQWYRRSAEAGDFRGQFSHGCVLIADARIEEGLAWLRRALAGGNLNFLRVAVQTLQQARLTALSPLIEAYQARIQQMQKSP
- a CDS encoding betaine/proline/choline family ABC transporter ATP-binding protein (Members of the family are the ATP-binding subunit of ABC transporters for substrates such as betaine, L-proline or other amino acids, choline, carnitine, etc. The substrate specificity is best determined from the substrate-binding subunit, rather than this subunit, as it interacts with the permease subunit and not with substrate directly.), producing the protein MIELQNLSKTFKSNGKDVKAVDSVNLTVNEGEICVFLGPSGCGKSTTLKMINRLIPPTSGKVLINGEDTTGLDEVTLRRNIGYVIQQIGLFPNMTIEENITVVPRLLGWDKQKCHDRARELMSMIKLEPKQYLHRYPRELSGGQQQRIGVIRALAADAPLLLMDEPFGAVDPINREMIQNEFFEMQRALNKTVIMVSHDIDEAIKLGDKIAIFRAGKLVQCDHPDTLLAHPADEFVSNFVGQDSTLKRLLLVKAEDAADNAPSVSPETPVAEALELMDEHDRRYVVVTCAENKALGYVRRRDLYRQTGTCGQFLREFNATAAYDEHLRILLSRMYEFNRSWLPVMDAERVFLGEVTQESIAEYLSSGKSRGGKTSIVSPAETAST